A stretch of DNA from Lysinibacillus sp. B2A1:
CATAGTTACTTAGCATCTCTGTATCCAAAACAATGACTTCATCGCCTTTTTCCCACTGCAAACCCCCTGAAACAAAATTAACAGCCATCGAACCATTCGGGACAAAGGCGATTTCTTCTTTTTTTGCGCCTATTAATATTGCTGATTTTTCACGAACAATTTCAATATTTTCATAGGTTTCCTGACGAAAGGAGGGCAGATAGGGACCAATGCTAGCTTGTTTCTGTATATAGCTTGTCATGGCATCTACTACTGGCTGTGGCATTGCTGAAGCAGCAGCAGTATTAAGATAGATATATTTGTCCAACAGCGGCATATCCTTTTGAATCTTTTTTATATCAATTGTCATGTCCATCCCAACCTTATAAAATGATTAATTCTTTGGAAAACGTCATTAAATTTTCATAGCCATCTTCTGTGACAATCAAGTTATCTTCGATACGAACACCACCCACATCCTTTACATATATCCCTGGTTCAATGGTAAAGGCCATGCCAGCTTTTAAAACAAGATTATTTTGCTGCATTAAATAAGGTTCCTCATGAGCACTTAGTCCAATTCCATGTCCTAGTCGATGTGTGAAAAACTCTCCATAGCCAGCAGTTTGAATAATAGCTCTTGCAGTTTCATCAATTTCATGAGCCGTTTGTCCAGGTTTAATAGTCTCAATGGCAGCTTCATTTGCTTGCTTAACAATACTATAGATTTTTTCTAATGTTGGTGAAATTTCTCCCACTGCCACTGTTCTTGTTATATCTGCCACATAGCCTTTGTAGATCGAGCCGAAATCTAAAACGATTAATTCACCAGCTTCAATTGTTTTCGTAGAGGCTCTACCGTGTGGAAGTGCACCTCTATAGCCAGAAGCAACAATTGTTCCAAATGGTGTTCCTTCCGATCCTCGACGTCTCATTTCATACTCTAATTGTGCAGCCACCTCCATTTCTGAAATCCCAGCTTTAATAATTGGTAATGTTGCTTCGAGACTCTCTTCTACTATGTTTACAGCTTGTTTCATTAATTGAATTTCGTTGCTATCTTTATTTATACGAAGTTCTCGAATCACCTCTCCTATATCATATAAATGCTCATATGTAAGTGACTCAATTATTTTTTGTTCTTTCACATGCATGAGGTCAAATTCTACTCCCACTACACGCAATGAACCTATTTGCTGCTTTAATTGCTGAAGCGCATGATTAGGTCCTTCTTCATCTGAATAAGAGAAAATGGCATTGCTGCTTTTGGCATCCATTTTATTTAACTCTACTTGTGGCATTAAAAAATATAATTTTTCGTCTTTCGTGATAATCGCTAAAGCTATGCGTTCACTTTGTTTTAAATGTAAGCCTGTAAAATAATACATATTGGGTCCAGGAACTAAGACAGTTATGTCGATAGAGTTTTCCTTCATAAGGGAGACTAATTTTTCTCTTCTTTTTGGATACATTAAAAATACCTCCTAAATGCTAGTGAAATTATCCAACATTGTTTCTTTTATAGAGACAATGTATCTACTAATTTTTTAAAAATTATATATCAACAATAATGAATTTTCAATTAATCAGAAAATTTTTCTCGACTAGGTACAATTGCTTTGGTGATGAAGTGGTTTACACAGACCTTTTAAATCGGGGGATTGATCTATTAGAAGGTTTTGAAGATTATTTACCTATTCAGGAATAGGTTGGCGTATATTTAGTAAATACTAGTGTACGTCTTTTTTTCGTCCAATATGCATATAAATAGACTATATAAACTTTTTTCCAACTTAAAACGTCAAAAAGAGGGGTAAATCTGTTTAGCAAGAAAGGACTTATGTATGGAAAAAAATATGAAGCGCTCTAAAGAGAGAAAGAGCAAGAAGAGAATATGGCTTTGGATATTAGGTAGCCTAGTAGCAATTTTTTTAATCTTTATAGGTACTGCTTATTATACGATCCAGAAAACGATGAATAAAATAAATACACCTTTAATTGAAGCAGCAGATAATGAGGGGATAGATCAAAAAACAGTAACAAAAAAAGAGCCATTTTCTGTGTTACTGCTTGGAGTGGATGAGCGTAAAGATGATAGTGGACGCTCAGATACAATGATTGTTGTAACGGTTAATCCTGAAAAACAAACGATGAAAATGCTTAGTATACCACGAGATACTCGGACGGAGATTATTGGTCATGATTCTGTTGACAAAATTAATCATGCCTATGCATTTGGGGGAGTTCCCATGGCTGTCGATACGGTAGAGCATTTTTTAGATATTCCAATTGATTATTATGTGTTTATTAATATGGAGGGTTTCCTTCAAATTATTGATACGATTGGTGGCGTTACTATCGAAAATGACATGGATTTAACCTATAATTCATATCATTTTCCAAAGGGAGATGTCACTTTAACAGGGGATGAGGCACTAATTTTTTCTCGCATTCGATATGAAGATCCTCGCGGTGATTTTGGTCGACAAATTCGTCAACGACAAATTATTGAGGCGGTTTTGAAAAAAGCATCTTCCACATCATCTTTACTTTTAAAGGCTACAGATATGCTGGAGGTAGTTGGAGATAATGTACGTATGAATTTCACCATGAAAGATTTAATTCAATTACAAAGTATTTATAAAAAAATGAATCGCAATATTGATCAGCTGTCATTTGAAGAGGGAGATGGCAAAAAAATCGATCATATATGGTACTATATCCCAAATGAGACAGAGCTTCAAAAAATTCAAGCAGAGCTAAAAGAGCATTTGCAATAAACGGGAAGGAGGTTGATAGGGATTTTTTAGGTAATATAGCTGTAAAATTTTCGATCGTGAAGGGAGGGAGATGAATGAATGGGAGGACCCAGGTGCTTAGGTATACAGCTCTCAATAATTGCATGCACAGCTATGTACCTAAACGTAAGGCTCAAAAACATCCAATTAGATCTACTATACAGCAGTTACAACTATTGTGCTTAAAAATCTTTATGTAAACCTAAAAAATCATTCAGGTAGGGTGCATGCCTAGTTGAATGATTTTTTTCTTTTTTATTTGAAATATCAGAAAATTTAGTGTATACTTTGATTTAGAAATGGTTAAGGGAGTGATTGTGATGATTATAGGCACAATTTTATTAGCAGTTGCATTACCTGTAGGTATTGTTTTAGCAGTAGACTTATTAAATGAACAACATCACTCTGCTACGCAAAGTAACCATTGATAATTTTAAAAAAATAGAATTAATCTAGGCAAAGTGAAAAAACTTTGTCTATTTTTTGTGGCTATGAAACAATTTGTGTGAATCATTCGTCAATATACTTTATAAAATGTTATACTATAAAAAAACAGTATCGGGGAATGAATATGCAAGAGGAAAAAACAAATTTTAAAAAAGAAATACTATCCTATCTTAAAATTATTGTGATTACAGCTATTGTGGTATTAGGCTGTAAGCAATTTTTATTCGCACCGATTAAAGTGCAGGGTGCTTCGATGTACCCCACTTATCATGATAAGGATATCATAATTGTTAGTAAAACGAGTAAAATTGAACACTTTGACCAAATTGTTTTTCAATCACCAACAGAGGACGAATTATATATCAAACGGGTAATTGGTTTGCCTGGTGACACGGTTGAAATGAAGGATGATGTTCTATATGTTAATGGTAAAGCTTATAAAGAGGATTATGTGAATCGTCAAACAGATGATCCGAATCAATTACGCATTACAGAAAATTTCACTTTAGAACAACTGGTCAATGAAAAAAAGGTGCCTGAGGGAATGTATTTTGTTCTTGGCGACAATCGACTAAAAAGTTACGATAGTCGTCATTATGGTTTAATTTCTAAGGATGCCATTTATGGTGAAGCTAAGGTTACACTCTATCCGTTTAATCAATTCCATATTGGTTCAAAAAAATAACGAATGTCTAAATTATAAATATAGAACTGAAAAGGCAGAAATATTGTTTTCAATCAATATTTCTGCCTTTTGCTATTTACTTTTTTAGCTGAAACACATTTTGTCTTTTTAGTTATTTGATAGAGCGGTACATTCTGTAGAGGAGGGATAATAGACACAAACGGTTGAGTTTTCTACAGTTTCTTTGATGGGAATTGGCGGTTTGCCTAGTTTAGAGGATATGTTTGCTGGTTCATCAATAGCCAGCTCTTCTATTACTAGTTCTACGCCATAAAACAACACTAAGAAATAGCATACTAAACCTACTATACGCAAACAATCACCTCACAATATTCTTTCTAGTATTATTTATGGCCAAATTTAAAAAAATATAAGTTAAATCTAAAATCTTTCTTCTGTAAATGGCATTTTTTATTGTAAGTGGCTAGCTAAATGTATAAATAAAATGGTTTGAATTCTATTTTTAACCATTTTTTGTATAGTGGATGTGAAGTAGAATCATAAAAAATTGTTGTCATGTAAAATTCAATATGCTAATATAGCTAGGGTAAATATTTGATCTGTATAACCTCAATAATATGGATTGAGGGTCTCTACCAGGAACCATAAAATCCTGACTACAAAAATTGTGCTTCATTTTTGTAGTCAGGATTTTTTTGTTTTTTAGCCCATCTCTGTTATTCCGGATAAATCAGGCTGATGTGTGTTGCTATTGCCACGTTTATATGGTGCAGGACGAATGAGAAGTATCCTCTACAAAAATGATGTCTAATGGAAGGGTGATTACGATGAATTGGAGAGTTTATATTCTTGCTGCTACTACGTTTGCAGTAGGATTAGTGGAGTTAATTGTTGGTGGTATATTACCAAAAATCGCAGAGGATTTAAATGTATCCTTAGCAACAGCAGGTCAATTAATTACCATTTTTGCTCTTGTCTATGCAATTTCTGCGCCTATCCTTTTATCATTAACAGCAAAAGTGGAAAGGAAGCGCCTATATCTTATTTCTTTATTAATCTTTACCATTGGGAATATCATGACATTTTTTAGTACAACATTCCTGACAGTGATGGTTGCTAGAATTTTTACAGCGATGAGCACAGCGTTAGTGATTGTTTTATCATTAACAATTACAACAAAGATTGTCCAGCCAAGACATCGTGCAAAAGCATTAGGGCTTGTTTTTGTTGGGGTTAGTTCTGCACTCGTCATCGGTGTACCAATGGGAATATTTGTGACCGAGGCATTTGGTTGGCGAGCTGTGTTCTTAGGAATCGCGCTTCTTTCAACGATATCCATGATTCTTATTGCGTTGCTGCTTGAAAAAA
This window harbors:
- a CDS encoding aminopeptidase P family protein; this encodes MYPKRREKLVSLMKENSIDITVLVPGPNMYYFTGLHLKQSERIALAIITKDEKLYFLMPQVELNKMDAKSSNAIFSYSDEEGPNHALQQLKQQIGSLRVVGVEFDLMHVKEQKIIESLTYEHLYDIGEVIRELRINKDSNEIQLMKQAVNIVEESLEATLPIIKAGISEMEVAAQLEYEMRRRGSEGTPFGTIVASGYRGALPHGRASTKTIEAGELIVLDFGSIYKGYVADITRTVAVGEISPTLEKIYSIVKQANEAAIETIKPGQTAHEIDETARAIIQTAGYGEFFTHRLGHGIGLSAHEEPYLMQQNNLVLKAGMAFTIEPGIYVKDVGGVRIEDNLIVTEDGYENLMTFSKELIIL
- a CDS encoding transcriptional regulator — encoded protein: MEKNMKRSKERKSKKRIWLWILGSLVAIFLIFIGTAYYTIQKTMNKINTPLIEAADNEGIDQKTVTKKEPFSVLLLGVDERKDDSGRSDTMIVVTVNPEKQTMKMLSIPRDTRTEIIGHDSVDKINHAYAFGGVPMAVDTVEHFLDIPIDYYVFINMEGFLQIIDTIGGVTIENDMDLTYNSYHFPKGDVTLTGDEALIFSRIRYEDPRGDFGRQIRQRQIIEAVLKKASSTSSLLLKATDMLEVVGDNVRMNFTMKDLIQLQSIYKKMNRNIDQLSFEEGDGKKIDHIWYYIPNETELQKIQAELKEHLQ
- a CDS encoding transcriptional regulator → MIIGTILLAVALPVGIVLAVDLLNEQHHSATQSNH
- the lepB gene encoding signal peptidase I, whose translation is MQEEKTNFKKEILSYLKIIVITAIVVLGCKQFLFAPIKVQGASMYPTYHDKDIIIVSKTSKIEHFDQIVFQSPTEDELYIKRVIGLPGDTVEMKDDVLYVNGKAYKEDYVNRQTDDPNQLRITENFTLEQLVNEKKVPEGMYFVLGDNRLKSYDSRHYGLISKDAIYGEAKVTLYPFNQFHIGSKK